The Nitrosarchaeum sp. genomic sequence ATTTCATAAAATGAGTTACATGCTATTGGACCTGAATATACATATCCTGCATGTGGGCAAATCACTCCAAAAATTTTTTTTTTGATATTTGATGGTGGGATTTTACCTGGACCGAAATTATGCAGAAAACATTCTTTGATTACTTTTTTTAATTCTTTTTTTTCATTTGGATAGAACATTCCGGCTACTGCCGGCGTTCTAATTTGCATTACTCTATTTCCTCTTCCGTTATCTTTGTCTCAAAATCATCGATTTCGTATTTCATTGGTTCATCTTCTTTTAATTCTCCTCTTTCGATTAGAATTTGACGAACCAATAACCAATATACCGTGGCAAGAGCTTTTCTTCCTCTGTTGTTTGCAGGAATAATTACATCAAGTTTTGATGTAATGTTATCTGTATTTGAAATTCCGATTACTGGGATGCCTGCATTTGTAGCTTCTGTAATTGCTTGTACATCCACTTGAGGATCGGAAATTAAAACTAATTTTGGTTCAATATAATATGGTAAAGATGGATTTGTAAGAGTTCCAGGCATAAATCTACCAAGTAATTTTTTAGAACCTAGCATTTCGCAAAATTTCTCAATTGGAGTATTGGCATACTGTCTAGCTGAGCATACAATTAGCTTATCTGTTCCTAAACGATTGATAAATTTAGCTGCTATTTTGATTTTTTCTAATGTTATATCAATATCTAACATGTAAAGTCCTTCAGGACTGGCTTTTGTGATAAACGGAGTCATGAATTTCGTCTTTACTGGAGTTCCTACTCTGATTCCAGTAGATAGGATCTTCTTTTTGATATCTGTGGATTCTGCTTGTTCACTCATAGCGATTTTAAATCTCTGCCATACCGCGTATTAAATCATGCTCTGATAGGCGTATAAGCTCGTTTAGC encodes the following:
- the rpsB gene encoding 30S ribosomal protein S2, which codes for MSEQAESTDIKKKILSTGIRVGTPVKTKFMTPFITKASPEGLYMLDIDITLEKIKIAAKFINRLGTDKLIVCSARQYANTPIEKFCEMLGSKKLLGRFMPGTLTNPSLPYYIEPKLVLISDPQVDVQAITEATNAGIPVIGISNTDNITSKLDVIIPANNRGRKALATVYWLLVRQILIERGELKEDEPMKYEIDDFETKITEEEIE